Proteins encoded in a region of the Armatimonadota bacterium genome:
- the cheB gene encoding chemotaxis response regulator protein-glutamate methylesterase, translating to MDDHRPVRVLIIDDSVVIRQLLKDIFVRDGGIEVVGTASDPIEGYDKIVQLKPDVLTLDVEMPRMDGITFLEKLMRSHPMPVVMVSTLTREGSEVTLKALELGAVDFIAKPTQSIFTGMAALSHEITSKVKAAARARVRPKQAHVAPVEVPQTSVKRVTGTDRLIAIGASTGGPEAIRQVLQGLPAEVPPIVIVQHMPPVFTRSFAERLDKSCTVCVKEAEDGDVLQPGHAYIAPGDYHLQVVRNGSQYRARVVQTEPVNRHRPSVDALFDSVAQASGASAVAVLLTGMGADGARGLKKLREAGAHTIAQDEETCVVFGMPREAIQMGGAEFVLPLPQIARKVVELLAA from the coding sequence ATGGACGACCATCGCCCTGTTCGGGTGCTGATTATCGATGATTCGGTGGTGATTCGGCAGCTATTGAAAGACATTTTCGTGCGGGATGGCGGGATAGAGGTCGTCGGTACTGCCAGCGACCCGATTGAGGGCTACGATAAAATCGTCCAGCTGAAGCCCGATGTGCTGACGCTGGATGTGGAGATGCCGCGCATGGACGGCATCACCTTCCTCGAGAAGCTCATGCGCTCGCATCCGATGCCGGTGGTGATGGTTTCCACGCTCACCCGCGAAGGCAGCGAAGTGACCCTGAAAGCACTTGAACTGGGCGCGGTGGACTTTATCGCCAAACCCACACAGAGTATCTTCACGGGTATGGCGGCGCTGTCGCATGAGATAACCTCGAAGGTAAAAGCGGCGGCGCGTGCGCGCGTACGTCCCAAACAGGCGCACGTTGCCCCGGTGGAGGTGCCGCAAACATCTGTCAAGCGCGTTACGGGAACCGATCGGCTTATCGCCATCGGCGCATCCACCGGTGGTCCCGAGGCGATTCGGCAGGTGTTGCAGGGACTGCCTGCAGAGGTTCCGCCTATCGTCATCGTGCAGCACATGCCGCCGGTTTTCACCCGCTCCTTCGCTGAGCGGCTGGATAAGTCATGCACCGTATGCGTCAAAGAGGCTGAGGACGGCGACGTGTTACAGCCCGGACATGCCTACATCGCCCCTGGCGACTACCACTTGCAGGTCGTGCGCAACGGCTCACAGTATCGCGCCAGAGTGGTGCAAACGGAGCCGGTGAACCGCCATCGCCCCTCAGTGGATGCCCTGTTCGATTCGGTAGCGCAGGCGAGCGGCGCGTCGGCCGTTGCGGTGCTGCTGACCGGCATGGGCGCGGACGGGGCAAGAGGGTTGAAAAAACTGCGTGAGGCGGGTGCACATACCATCGCGCAGGACGAAGAGACCTGCGTGGTGTTCGGCATGCCACGCGAGGCGATACAAATGGGTGGTGCAGAGTTTGTGCTGCCTCTGCCCCAGATTGCACGCAAGGTAGTGGAGCTGCTCGCAGCGTGA